One genomic region from Evansella sp. LMS18 encodes:
- a CDS encoding ABC transporter ATP-binding protein, which yields MTKPVLEINNLQTHFFTDRGEIPAVDDVSFFINAGEVLGVVGESGCGKSVTSLSVMGLVPNPPGKIVGGEILFRSQQGQGEKAEDLVKVSRRRLRSIRGDQIAMIFQEPMTSLDPLFTIGHQIIEAVKNHRKVTKKQAREKAVEMLKLVGIPRAEEIVDEYPHQLSGGMRQRVMIAIAMSCDPEVLIADEPTTALDVTIQAQILELMKDLNRKKGTAIMLITHDLGVVAEICDRVVVMYAGKIVEEGDVRTILKSPKHPYTQGLIRSLPKMSNRDSRLYSIPGNVPKPGSIKQGCRFAARCPEVFDRCTQENPELLNLGEGHGCRCFLYEKEGKIVNV from the coding sequence ATGACTAAACCAGTACTAGAGATTAACAATTTACAGACCCACTTTTTTACTGACCGTGGCGAAATTCCTGCGGTTGATGACGTAAGCTTTTTCATTAACGCAGGGGAAGTCCTTGGGGTTGTCGGGGAGTCCGGCTGCGGGAAAAGTGTTACTTCTTTATCTGTAATGGGCCTGGTCCCTAATCCGCCTGGAAAAATTGTAGGCGGAGAGATTCTTTTCAGAAGCCAGCAAGGCCAGGGAGAGAAGGCAGAAGACCTTGTAAAAGTAAGCAGAAGAAGATTAAGGTCTATCAGGGGTGACCAGATTGCAATGATTTTTCAGGAGCCAATGACCTCGCTCGATCCTTTATTTACAATTGGCCATCAGATTATAGAAGCTGTAAAAAACCACAGGAAAGTCACGAAAAAGCAAGCAAGGGAGAAAGCGGTCGAGATGCTGAAGCTCGTTGGAATACCAAGGGCTGAAGAAATCGTTGATGAATATCCCCACCAGCTTTCAGGAGGAATGAGGCAGCGGGTTATGATTGCCATCGCTATGTCATGCGACCCTGAAGTTCTCATTGCCGATGAACCTACCACTGCTCTGGACGTAACAATACAGGCTCAGATTCTGGAGCTGATGAAAGACCTTAACCGAAAAAAAGGGACAGCGATTATGTTGATTACCCACGACCTTGGTGTCGTAGCTGAGATATGCGACCGGGTGGTTGTTATGTATGCAGGAAAAATCGTGGAAGAAGGAGATGTAAGGACTATCCTAAAATCTCCAAAGCATCCGTATACTCAAGGGCTAATTCGTTCCCTGCCTAAAATGAGCAACCGGGACAGCCGGCTGTATTCCATACCAGGCAATGTTCCAAAGCCTGGATCGATTAAACAGGGCTGCCGTTTTGCCGCGCGCTGCCCGGAGGTCTTTGACAGATGCACACAGGAAAACCCGGAACTCTTAAACTTGGGTGAAGGACACGGCTGCCGCTGCTTCCTCTACGAAAAGGAAGGGAAGATCGTAAATGTCTAA
- a CDS encoding ABC transporter ATP-binding protein codes for MSKPLLQVKGLKKYFDINGGILSRKVGEVKAVDDVSFDVYEGEVLGIVGESGCGKSTTGKSLLRLIDPTEGQVIFDGEDITSLDEEGMRKKRRDMQIIFQDPYASLNPRHKVEKILSEPLLIHGIGTKEERKKKVKEILEIVGLPGEHASRYPHQFSGGQRQRIGIARALIVNPKLIVCDEPVSALDVSIQSQILNLMEDLQEEFGLTYVFIAHDLSVVKHISDRVGVMYLGRMVELADNEDLYADPLHPYTRSLLSSVPNPDPDVKQDRIILEGDVPSPSNPPSGCAFHTRCPECMAVCKEVRPEFREVKDNHFVACHLYNDEETR; via the coding sequence ATGTCTAAACCACTGCTTCAAGTAAAAGGACTTAAAAAATATTTTGACATAAACGGCGGTATTCTTTCACGAAAAGTTGGTGAGGTGAAGGCTGTCGATGATGTCTCCTTTGATGTGTACGAAGGAGAAGTGCTCGGTATCGTAGGCGAGTCAGGCTGTGGAAAATCCACTACGGGTAAATCATTACTCAGGCTTATTGACCCCACGGAAGGCCAGGTCATCTTCGATGGAGAAGATATAACCTCCCTTGACGAGGAAGGGATGAGGAAAAAGCGCCGGGATATGCAGATTATATTCCAGGATCCCTATGCTTCTTTAAATCCCAGGCACAAAGTAGAAAAGATACTTAGTGAGCCCCTTCTCATTCATGGGATTGGCACAAAAGAAGAAAGAAAGAAAAAAGTAAAAGAAATCCTTGAAATCGTAGGACTCCCTGGGGAACACGCTTCCCGTTACCCACACCAGTTCAGCGGAGGTCAGCGCCAGAGAATCGGTATCGCCAGGGCGCTGATTGTCAATCCGAAGCTGATTGTCTGTGATGAGCCTGTCTCCGCGCTGGATGTGTCGATACAGTCTCAAATTCTTAATTTAATGGAAGATCTTCAGGAAGAGTTCGGGCTGACCTATGTTTTCATCGCTCATGACCTGAGTGTCGTAAAGCATATCAGCGACAGGGTTGGTGTAATGTACCTTGGGCGAATGGTGGAACTGGCGGATAATGAAGATTTATATGCGGATCCGCTGCATCCCTACACCAGGTCCCTCCTTTCATCTGTTCCTAACCCTGACCCGGATGTAAAACAGGACAGAATAATTCTTGAAGGAGACGTGCCAAGTCCTTCCAACCCTCCGTCCGGCTGCGCATTCCATACGAGGTGTCCGGAGTGCATGGCAGTCTGTAAAGAAGTTCGTCCGGAGTTTCGCGAAGTAAAGGATAACCATTTTGTGGCCTGCCACCTGTATAACGATGAAGAGACACGGTGA
- a CDS encoding ABC transporter substrate-binding protein, with translation MRKKSLWLIIMSLTLVLFLAACGDNNETGGEADNNNNAADNDGNNDAAVNDGNDDGNNNDGNEAPAAAEDQTLIFARGGDSTSLDFASVTDGETSRVTLQIYESLLKFNQDSFEVEPGLAHDWDISDDGLTYTFYLREGVKFHDGTDFNADAVLTNFNRWSDPDHEFAFIDEGYNYAVYGNQFGGFQGDEDHVIDEINVLDDYTIEFVLKEPFGAFIQNMGMSYFAITSPAALEEYGADIQENPVGTGPFQFVSWDRDDRIVLDKFEDYWNEGYPKLDRVIFQVIPDNSARLTALRSGEIDIMDGLNPDDYEAIANESGLQVFERETNNIGYLGFNTDKEPFDDPLVRQAMHHAVDKETLIGLLYAGLAEPAKNPLPPAYLGYNDDIEPYEYDPERAQELLAEAGFEDGFEFDLWTMPVARPYMPDPSRAAEVLQENFAAVGLTANIVTMEWATYLDEIETGAQDVFMLGWSGTNGDSDYFLGNLLSTPSIPTSNQTFYSNSEVDDLLTQARHAVEESDREQYYQEALELIHEDSPMITLVHSIPVLAGSDRVQNYVPHLSTSEPLTEVELSE, from the coding sequence ATGAGGAAGAAGAGTCTGTGGCTCATCATTATGTCTTTAACGCTTGTCCTGTTTTTAGCAGCATGCGGGGACAATAATGAAACGGGCGGAGAGGCGGATAATAACAATAATGCCGCTGATAATGACGGCAACAATGATGCTGCTGTGAATGATGGTAATGATGATGGGAACAACAACGACGGCAACGAAGCACCTGCTGCTGCCGAAGATCAGACGTTAATTTTTGCCCGCGGCGGGGATTCAACAAGCCTCGACTTTGCCAGCGTGACAGATGGGGAAACTTCCCGTGTTACATTACAGATTTATGAGTCTTTATTAAAGTTCAACCAGGATTCTTTCGAAGTTGAACCAGGCCTTGCCCACGACTGGGATATCAGTGACGACGGACTTACTTATACTTTCTATCTTCGTGAAGGCGTAAAGTTCCATGACGGTACTGATTTTAATGCAGATGCAGTACTGACAAACTTCAACCGCTGGTCAGATCCGGACCACGAATTTGCTTTTATTGATGAAGGATACAACTATGCCGTTTACGGTAACCAATTCGGTGGTTTCCAGGGTGATGAAGACCACGTAATTGACGAAATCAACGTACTCGACGACTATACTATTGAATTTGTACTTAAAGAGCCATTTGGCGCATTCATCCAGAACATGGGTATGAGCTATTTTGCGATTACTTCTCCTGCCGCTCTGGAAGAGTACGGAGCTGATATTCAGGAAAATCCTGTCGGAACTGGTCCTTTCCAGTTTGTCAGCTGGGACAGAGATGACAGAATCGTCCTTGATAAGTTTGAAGATTACTGGAATGAAGGCTACCCAAAGTTAGACAGAGTTATTTTCCAGGTAATCCCTGACAACTCTGCAAGACTTACAGCCCTTCGTTCAGGTGAAATTGATATCATGGATGGTTTAAATCCTGATGACTACGAAGCTATTGCTAATGAGTCAGGCCTTCAGGTTTTTGAAAGAGAAACAAATAATATAGGTTACCTTGGATTCAACACAGATAAGGAACCATTCGATGATCCATTAGTACGTCAGGCAATGCACCACGCAGTAGATAAAGAAACTTTAATCGGACTTCTGTATGCAGGCCTGGCAGAGCCGGCGAAAAACCCGCTTCCACCTGCTTACCTTGGCTATAATGACGACATTGAGCCTTATGAATACGACCCTGAGCGCGCGCAGGAACTTCTTGCAGAGGCAGGTTTTGAGGATGGATTTGAATTTGACCTTTGGACAATGCCGGTAGCGCGTCCGTATATGCCGGATCCTTCCCGTGCGGCTGAAGTACTTCAGGAAAACTTCGCTGCTGTGGGATTAACTGCAAATATTGTAACGATGGAATGGGCTACTTACCTGGATGAAATCGAAACTGGTGCACAGGATGTATTTATGCTTGGCTGGTCCGGAACAAATGGTGACTCGGATTACTTCCTTGGCAACCTGCTTTCCACGCCTTCCATACCTACGAGTAACCAGACTTTCTACTCTAACAGTGAAGTAGACGACCTGCTTACTCAGGCAAGACATGCAGTTGAGGAATCAGACCGTGAGCAGTACTACCAGGAGGCTCTTGAATTAATTCATGAGGACTCCCCTATGATTACGCTTGTTCACTCTATCCCTGTACTTGCAGGTAGTGACCGCGTACAAAACTATGTGCCTCACCTGTCAACAAGTGAGCCATTAACGGAAGTGGAACTTTCTGAATAA